The following nucleotide sequence is from bacterium.
ACAATATTATAATAAAGCGCTAGGCGTTAATCCTAACGCAGTAAACACGAAACTCAAACTGGCTAAGCTGTATTTTCGTGAAACGCAGTACAATGAAGCACTCAAAGAATATCTCGATGTTGTGCGTATGGACACGACCAATGCTGAAGCGCTTTTGCGTATCGGTATCATATATAACGCCGCCGGAAAATCCGATGTCAATCAATACGGCCGGGCTATCGGTTTTCTCCAGCGCTATATCGGTATAGCACCCAATGATTATGCAGGGTACTATTATACAGGTAAAAGCTGGCATGCGCTCCGTAGCTGGCAAAATGCTGTTACTAATTTTGAATCAGCTATGAAGCTGGATGATTCGGCTCGAGTTAAGGAAGAAACGACTGCTCTTTTATCGGAATCCTACCGTGGCCTCGGCGTGAATTATCTCAAGGATAAAAACTACGATGCGATGACGCCTGCGATCAAAAAGTCAATCGAACTTAATCCGGCCAGCGATTCGATCGCGTTTGAAATCGGATATAGTTTTTACGGCGAAAAAAATTATGCGACGGCCGCATCATGGTTTGATATTTCTGCGCAAAGCAAAACTGCGAGCGAGCCCAAAATTGCCAACAGCCTATTCTTATCAGGCGTATCGCGTTATAATGCGGCAACGACCAAAGCCGACAGCTTGGCCGCATTGGCGCCGATTGAGAAATCATTAGCGATCCGCCCCACATTGAATAATTATCTTAACTTTGCACAGTACAACGAATCGGTAGATCAGCCTGCTAAAGCCCGTGCAGCTTACGAAAAAGCCGTCGAAATGGACAGCAACAGTGTAACGGCACAACTCAAACTAGGAATTTTGTTATTCAATAAATTTAAAAACGATACGGAACCTGCGATCAAGGCGTTTAAAAAGGTCGGCCAACTTGATGAAAAAGGTTCCTATAAAATGTCGCATTATTTCTTAGGTTTGTGTTACCTCAACGCCAAGAAAAAACCGGATGCACGTGAAGCATTCAAAAAATATTTAGAAGTAGATCCGACAGGTAATTTTTCCAAGCAAGCTAAAACGTATGTAACACAACTTGCCGGAGCGCGCTAATTTTTAACGCCCAAGTATTGTGTTGATTGGAACTATTGAAAAGCTGAATTATTATAAAAGGAGATTGCGATGAAAGTCAAAACTGATCCGTCCGGCGTGGTGGTGATCGCCCCCAAAGGCCGTCTGACCGGAGGTTCCGAGACGGACGAACTAAAACAGGAAATCGAACGCGTTGTAACGGAAGGTATTACCAAGTGTGTAATCGAATTATCCGAAACGATTTATCTGAATAGTACGGCTTTAGGGCTTTTGGTATCCGCTCATAAAAAATTTATTGACCGCGGTGGAAAATTGAAATTATCCGGCGTTAATAAAAATATTGATAATATACTCGTTATCACCAAACTATCATTGGTGTTTGAAGTGTTTGATACCGAAGCCGAAGCGCTTGCGAGTTTTAAGTAACATAAAAATAACTTGTATGCTTCGGGTTAGACTCGTATCTTTCCCGAACCTGTTTAAGGCAAATCTTAGTCATACATTAAATAAATCCTATTTTTCAGGAGGACCTTCCTTATGAAGCAGTCAGTATTCATGTCTATTTTGATCACCACGGCATTTGTCGTGTCCTATTTGGTATTCGAGTTCATTTTCGGTGCCGAAGGTGACAAATATGGCCTTCACTATATTTACGCGGGCGGTCCCCTCGTAGTTATTTTGATGGTTCTCTCCATCATGGTGGTGACATTTATTTTTGAACGTATTTTTTCGTTGCGTAAAGCCAACGGTAAAGATAGCCTTCCTTTCTTCCTCAAGAAAATTCAGAAAAGCCTGATGGACGGCAACGTGGAAACTTCGATTGAGGTTTGCGATCATCAAAAAGGTTCCTGCGCAAACATTATTAAAATGGGTTTGGAAGCGTTTCAACGCAGTTCGAAAATGGGTATGAACATGGAAAAACGCGTTGCTGAAACTAAACGTGCTATCGAAGAAGCCACGGCTTTAGAAGTACCGTTGCTCGAACGTAACCTGATCGCGCTGTCGACGATCGCGTCAATCGCAACCATGGTGGGCTTGCTCGGTACGACCCTCGGTATGATCCGCGCATTCAAAGCGCTTGCTCAATCCGGTGCTCCGGATGCCGTATCCCTCTCGCTCGGTATCTCCGAAGCGCTTATCAATACGGCCGGTGGTCTCGGTGCCGCCATCGTTGCGATCATAGCATATAATTATTTTGTCAATAAAGTGGATACCTATACTTACCTGATTGACGAAGCCAGCTACAATGTAGTTGAAATTCTGACCACAACACACGGTGACGATAAGAACTAATTTGAAGGCGTGGTAACTTACTATGGCAAAACATAAAAAACATCGTGTCGGCGTAAAGCTTGACATGACGCCCATGGTGGACGTCGCGTTTCTTCTGCTGACGTTCTTCATGCTTACGACGACCTTTCGTCCGCCGGAGGAAATTTCGGTTACCGTTCCGGATTCACACTCACAGTTGAAGTTGCCTTCAGCGAATGTGATCACCATATCGGTCGCCAAAGATCCCATTATTCTCAAAAAGGGCACACAAAACGAAGAAAATACCGGCACGCGCATTTGGATGGATGTGGATGCACAGGTCGTACGCGGAAAGATTTTCGGTGCAGATTATGCACAAAGTGCAGGTAAAGCGGTTAAACTGGACGAACTCCAGAACCTTATTACCAAAGCGCGTTTAGAAAATCTGGCTATCCGTGGCGCTTCCGGCGCTATGCGTGTGGTGCTCAAAGCGGACAAAGATGCCGATTACGGTGTCGTAAGCGAAATCATTGACATTTTACAAAAATCCAAGATCACGACGGTGAACTTTATCACCAATCTTGAGAAATAATTTTAGCGGAGTACTAACATGGCTGAAGTAGGTGGTGCACAACCCCGATCCCACGGCAAGGGCAAGAAGAAAAAGAAAGCCCGCACCGGTGTGCGTTTGGATATGACGCCGATGGTGGACGTGGCGTTCCTTCTGCTGACATTTTTCATGCTTACGACGGCATTCCGTCTGCCGCAGACTATGGAAATCAGCATCCCTGAAGATAAACCTGAAAGTAATGTTAAGATCGCTGAATCAAATATTATGCAGATTCGGATCGACTTGGATAATAACATTTTTTGGAACCAGGGTAATGAAAAGCCGCAAAAAACGACTTTGAAGGAATTACGTCCGATCATCATTGATCGTAGTGAGAAGAATATCGCTAATGGAAAAGGCGATACGATGAAAGATAAGTTTAAACTGATCATACTAATTAAGATTGATAAGAGAGCCAAATACGAACACATGGTCAATATCGTGGACGAACTCAATCTTGCCATGTTTGACCTGAATCAAAAGAATAACCTAACCGAAGCAAATCGTCTCTCACCGCGATTTGCGTTTGCTCCCTTTAGCGAGCAAGACCAGAAGGAGGTTGCGAAAGCCCAATGACCAACATCGAAGTCATCGAAGGCTACGGCCGGGAGAACTACGGTTCATTTGTTCTCAAAAAGGTATATCAGAAAAATGTCAGCACAGGTTTGATTATCGGTATTACATTGCATATAGCCGGTATCATGACGTACTACATCAGTACGGTAGTCTTTAAAGAAGAACAAATCCGTATGGTCCGTATTACGGATATCAACGAATTACAATCGGCTCCGCCGCTGCAAGAACAAACGGCCGCGCCGAAAGTAAAAGTCGAAGTACAGGAAGTGATCAAACCGGTGGCCGGTATACCTATTGTGGTGCCTGATGCCGAAGCCAAGCCGGATATGACCATACAGACACAAGAAGAAATCAAAACAGATATCGCTGCACCGACCAGTTTCGGAAGCGACGGCGGTGAAGTGAAGGTGGATATCTCCGGAACGATCGGCGATATCGGTGGAGGTGAACCGGGTATGGATGAATTTGTACCCGTCGAACAACAACCGGTGATCGTGGCTAAAGTACAGCCGGTTTATCCGGAATTGGCTAAAAAGGCCGGTCTCGAAGGT
It contains:
- a CDS encoding tetratricopeptide repeat protein, encoding MRMVLKNVLALTFLFVAAQVSVYAQNGEIKQALLLINKGENKEAVEYLLQKVNEFPKTAELRYLLSMALDKNGQTDMAIEEAKAVVTMKPKYKDNRRLLMNLYIKKENFKSAMEECQFLLKESKKDIGLKLNLCEIYLGLENYKDASTELAKLEVEKPNDNLVLTLLGDAYAKQRVNSLAIQYYNKALGVNPNAVNTKLKLAKLYFRETQYNEALKEYLDVVRMDTTNAEALLRIGIIYNAAGKSDVNQYGRAIGFLQRYIGIAPNDYAGYYYTGKSWHALRSWQNAVTNFESAMKLDDSARVKEETTALLSESYRGLGVNYLKDKNYDAMTPAIKKSIELNPASDSIAFEIGYSFYGEKNYATAASWFDISAQSKTASEPKIANSLFLSGVSRYNAATTKADSLAALAPIEKSLAIRPTLNNYLNFAQYNESVDQPAKARAAYEKAVEMDSNSVTAQLKLGILLFNKFKNDTEPAIKAFKKVGQLDEKGSYKMSHYFLGLCYLNAKKKPDAREAFKKYLEVDPTGNFSKQAKTYVTQLAGAR
- a CDS encoding STAS domain-containing protein, with the protein product MKVKTDPSGVVVIAPKGRLTGGSETDELKQEIERVVTEGITKCVIELSETIYLNSTALGLLVSAHKKFIDRGGKLKLSGVNKNIDNILVITKLSLVFEVFDTEAEALASFK
- a CDS encoding MotA/TolQ/ExbB proton channel family protein, with the translated sequence MKQSVFMSILITTAFVVSYLVFEFIFGAEGDKYGLHYIYAGGPLVVILMVLSIMVVTFIFERIFSLRKANGKDSLPFFLKKIQKSLMDGNVETSIEVCDHQKGSCANIIKMGLEAFQRSSKMGMNMEKRVAETKRAIEEATALEVPLLERNLIALSTIASIATMVGLLGTTLGMIRAFKALAQSGAPDAVSLSLGISEALINTAGGLGAAIVAIIAYNYFVNKVDTYTYLIDEASYNVVEILTTTHGDDKN
- a CDS encoding biopolymer transporter ExbD encodes the protein MAKHKKHRVGVKLDMTPMVDVAFLLLTFFMLTTTFRPPEEISVTVPDSHSQLKLPSANVITISVAKDPIILKKGTQNEENTGTRIWMDVDAQVVRGKIFGADYAQSAGKAVKLDELQNLITKARLENLAIRGASGAMRVVLKADKDADYGVVSEIIDILQKSKITTVNFITNLEK
- a CDS encoding biopolymer transporter ExbD, which translates into the protein MAEVGGAQPRSHGKGKKKKKARTGVRLDMTPMVDVAFLLLTFFMLTTAFRLPQTMEISIPEDKPESNVKIAESNIMQIRIDLDNNIFWNQGNEKPQKTTLKELRPIIIDRSEKNIANGKGDTMKDKFKLIILIKIDKRAKYEHMVNIVDELNLAMFDLNQKNNLTEANRLSPRFAFAPFSEQDQKEVAKAQ
- a CDS encoding energy transducer TonB, whose product is MTNIEVIEGYGRENYGSFVLKKVYQKNVSTGLIIGITLHIAGIMTYYISTVVFKEEQIRMVRITDINELQSAPPLQEQTAAPKVKVEVQEVIKPVAGIPIVVPDAEAKPDMTIQTQEEIKTDIAAPTSFGSDGGEVKVDISGTIGDIGGGEPGMDEFVPVEQQPVIVAKVQPVYPELAKKAGLEGKVIVKALIDESGTVTKCVVLQGDEMFKESAVNALMSMKFKPAINGNRPVKVWITYPFTFRLK